The Leptospira ellinghausenii genome contains the following window.
GATGCCCATTTCTTTCATTGTTTGTTTTGTTTCTTGGATGGAAAATTCGCCAAAATGAAAGATGGAAGCAGCAAGTACAGCATCAGCACCACCACGTAAAATGACTTCTGCCATGTGTTCTGGATTACCGGCACCACCAGAAGCAATAATCGGAATGGAAAGATTACTCGTGAATGTTTTCATCAAAGTAATATCAAATCCATCTTTTGTTCCATCTTTGTCCATGGATGTGAGTAAAATTTCCCCAGCACCCATTTCATATGCTTCACGTCCCCAATCTAATGCTTCACGACCAGTTTCTGCTCTACCACCATTGAGATACACTTCATATCGTTTTCGTTCTGGATGGAATTTAACATCAATTGCACAAACGATACATTGTGATCCATATATCTCACTTGCATCTTTTAAAAGCTTTGGGTTTTGGAAAGCACTTGTATTGATCGAAACTTTGTCTGCTCCTTTATTAAGGACTGCTTTGACATCATCGATGGTTCGAATTCCACCACCAACAGTGAAAGGGATAAATAATTTGTTCGCAACCTCTTCTACTAAATGCAAAAGAATGTCTCGTTTGTCAGAGGAAGCAGTGATGTCTAAAAAACACAATTCATCTGCTTTGTTTTCTTCATATGCAATTGCACACGAAACAGGATCACCAGCATCAATCAAATTGACAAACTGGACCCCTTTTACAACTCTTCCTCCTTTGATATCCAAACAAGGAATCACTCTTTTGGTTAATTCATCCATTTTATTTGATCTCTTTAGGCAATGTTATCTTACAAAGATCTAATTTGGAGAGTGAATATGCATAACTAAGTAGTTTAACTTCATCAAAATGGGACGTTGTTAGTTGGATTCCAATTGGAAGACCATTTTGATCAACACCTGCAGGACAACTGATCGCCGGAACTCCTGCTAGATTCACAGAAGTTGTCAGAATATCTGCTTGGTACATTTGAATGGGATCTTTTGTTTTCTCTCCCACCTTGAATGCTGTTGTTGGAGATGTAGGCTGTAATATGACATCTACTGACTTAAAAAAATCTGCATATTGTTTTCGGATGAGAACCCTTGCTTTTTGCGCCTTTCCATAATAAGCGTCATAGTAACCAGAACTTAAAGAGAAGGTTCCGAGTAATATCCTTCGTTTGACTTCTTTTCCAAATCCAGCACTTCTTGATTCCGAATATAGATCATCTAATTTTCCAGAGGTTTCCTTTCGTAATCCGTATCGAATTCCATCAAAACGACTTAAATTAGAAGAACATTCCGCAGTTGCAATTAAGTAATATACCGGAATAGCATACTTCAAAAGAGAAAAATCCAATGCGACTAACTCAGCACCTTTTTCTTCCAATGATTTTAAAATTTCTAAATAACGTGCGTTCACATCAGGTGAAAAATTAAAATCTTCCGTTTTCATGATTCCAATTTTTTTACCTTTCCAGTCAATTGTACTCACCGATTTGGAATCAAAATGATCTACTTTAGCGGTTGTTTGGTCTTTTGTATCAAGTCCTGATAAAATTTCTAAAAGATCGCTTATACCTTCCATGTCATTGGAAAAAGGTCCTATTTGGTCCAAACTAGATGCATAGGCAACAAGTCCATATCGTGATACTCTTCCATAGGTAGGTTTTAATCCCCAAATGCCACAGAGTGATGCAGGTTGGCGTATCGATCCGCCCGTGTCTGAACCGAGTGAAATTGGTAACATGGAAGCCGCAACTGCCGCCGCCGAACCACCACTTGATCCACCTGGAATACGATCTGTATCAAATGGGTTTTTGGAAGTTTGGAATGCACTGTTTTCTGTAGAAGAACCCATTGCAAACTCGTCCATATTGAGTCTAGGAAAAAAGACAAAACCTTTCTCTTTTAATTTTGTGATGACAGTTGCATCGTACGGAGATTCAAAATTTTCTAAAATCTTAGAGGAACAAGAAGTGATTTCCCCTCTGATACAGATATTGTCTTTGATTCCGATTGGGATTCCATCAAATTCAGAGAAAGGTTTACCAGTCTTTCTTCTTTCGTCACTTTCCTTTGCTTGGGTAAGGATTTTGTCTGCATTTAGATTTAAAAATGCTTTTACTTTTGAATCACTACTCTTAATTCTTTCTAAATATGCGGAAACTAACTCTTGTGAGGTTAAGCTTCCGTCATTTAATTTTTTTTTGATTTCGGAATAAGTAAGAAAAATAATCTCTTTCATGTTTCAATCACCTTAGGAACAACTACATACCCATTTTCGTATGAAGGAGCTATTTTTGATAAATCATCTCGTTTCAGTGAGTTTTCACTTAGATCTTTTCTCAATTCATAGAAAATTTGTTCATAGATCTCATCATCACCAACTTTTGATGTATCTAGATTTTTGATTTCATCTACATATTGTACAATTCTTGAGAAATCACTAAGCATACCTGCAATTTCACTGTCTTCAATGTTGAGTTTTGCTAAATTAGCAATGTTCTTTAATTCTTTTTCATCCATAAGGTTTCCTCAGTATGCATTCCTATCTATAATCGCTTTTAATGGTGTGAGTAAAATGATTTTTATATCCAAAAGTAAAGACCAGTTTTCGATGTAGAAAATATCTGCTTCGATTCTTTTTTCAATAGAGGTATCACCTCTAAATCCTTGGACTTGTGCCCAACCGGTGATCCCAGCTTTTGCCGCATGACGGCGCATATACTGGTGGTGTTCATTTCTGAATTTTTCCACATAAAAAGGCCTTTCTGGTCTTGGCCCCACAACTGACATATCACCAAGTAACACATTGAAAAATTGTGGCGTTTCATCCAAAGACAATTTACGTAAGATAGCACCAACGGGAGTTACCCTTGGATCATCCTTGACAGTCCATAAAGTATCTGATTTTTCTTTGGCTTGGACAACCATGGAACGGAATTTAATCATTCCAAAAACTTTATTATCTAGACCTACTCTTTCTTGTTTATAAAAGATAGGACCATTACTTGTCAATTTCACAAGTA
Protein-coding sequences here:
- the hisF gene encoding imidazole glycerol phosphate synthase subunit HisF — its product is MDELTKRVIPCLDIKGGRVVKGVQFVNLIDAGDPVSCAIAYEENKADELCFLDITASSDKRDILLHLVEEVANKLFIPFTVGGGIRTIDDVKAVLNKGADKVSINTSAFQNPKLLKDASEIYGSQCIVCAIDVKFHPERKRYEVYLNGGRAETGREALDWGREAYEMGAGEILLTSMDKDGTKDGFDITLMKTFTSNLSIPIIASGGAGNPEHMAEVILRGGADAVLAASIFHFGEFSIQETKQTMKEMGIKVRL
- the gatA gene encoding Asp-tRNA(Asn)/Glu-tRNA(Gln) amidotransferase subunit GatA — translated: MKEIIFLTYSEIKKKLNDGSLTSQELVSAYLERIKSSDSKVKAFLNLNADKILTQAKESDERRKTGKPFSEFDGIPIGIKDNICIRGEITSCSSKILENFESPYDATVITKLKEKGFVFFPRLNMDEFAMGSSTENSAFQTSKNPFDTDRIPGGSSGGSAAAVAASMLPISLGSDTGGSIRQPASLCGIWGLKPTYGRVSRYGLVAYASSLDQIGPFSNDMEGISDLLEILSGLDTKDQTTAKVDHFDSKSVSTIDWKGKKIGIMKTEDFNFSPDVNARYLEILKSLEEKGAELVALDFSLLKYAIPVYYLIATAECSSNLSRFDGIRYGLRKETSGKLDDLYSESRSAGFGKEVKRRILLGTFSLSSGYYDAYYGKAQKARVLIRKQYADFFKSVDVILQPTSPTTAFKVGEKTKDPIQMYQADILTTSVNLAGVPAISCPAGVDQNGLPIGIQLTTSHFDEVKLLSYAYSLSKLDLCKITLPKEIK
- the gatC gene encoding Asp-tRNA(Asn)/Glu-tRNA(Gln) amidotransferase subunit GatC; the encoded protein is MDEKELKNIANLAKLNIEDSEIAGMLSDFSRIVQYVDEIKNLDTSKVGDDEIYEQIFYELRKDLSENSLKRDDLSKIAPSYENGYVVVPKVIET